A single window of Pontibacillus chungwhensis DNA harbors:
- a CDS encoding HAAS domain-containing protein: MKVSKESQQFLDNLRVYLLSSGKNEQEINEIVEELKDHLHEAEKHGKDVEEIIGQSPKEYMNQVADEMPFDLTGVLKYIPIIFLGAFSFILIDDAIRGTMEYSLLELIGYPLILFINLFIMFRIAFRYLATSSLSETKQWLFLSLVGMIPASLFIVIYYVDRFFETPSIEFGTVGVILAVAVSISVFIGVALWSKSWVTIIIPLLWFLPRVFIDMTSIAEDTKLIVSGTLPLALVGLYLLIVSKREQHS, translated from the coding sequence ATGAAAGTGTCTAAGGAAAGTCAGCAATTTCTAGATAACCTGAGAGTCTACTTATTATCCAGTGGAAAAAATGAACAAGAAATTAATGAAATCGTTGAAGAGCTAAAAGATCATTTACACGAGGCTGAGAAGCACGGGAAAGATGTAGAAGAAATCATCGGGCAGTCCCCAAAAGAGTACATGAATCAAGTAGCAGATGAAATGCCATTTGACCTTACTGGAGTGTTAAAGTATATCCCTATTATCTTCCTTGGTGCCTTTTCATTTATACTAATAGATGACGCGATTCGCGGTACTATGGAATATTCCTTGCTTGAACTCATCGGCTATCCCTTAATTTTATTTATCAACCTTTTTATTATGTTTAGAATTGCTTTTAGATATTTAGCAACCAGCTCATTATCCGAAACCAAGCAATGGCTCTTTTTATCCCTCGTTGGAATGATCCCTGCATCCTTATTTATCGTTATTTATTATGTAGATCGCTTTTTTGAAACCCCTTCTATTGAATTTGGAACCGTTGGCGTCATTCTAGCAGTCGCTGTTTCCATCTCCGTCTTTATCGGAGTCGCTCTATGGAGTAAATCATGGGTAACCATTATCATCCCTCTTCTTTGGTTCCTCCCAAGGGTGTTTATTGATATGACAAGTATTGCAGAGGATACAAAGCTCATCGTTTCCGGGACCCTCCCCCTTGCGTTGGTTGGTCTTTATCTATTGATTGTGTCGAAGAGAGAGCAACATAGTTGA
- a CDS encoding S-layer homology domain-containing protein has protein sequence MRLRSIIVALIVGLLFLTSTERVIAEEDQDFQDLVRFDEEIHYLRDSGVVNGFTDTLFYPKAPIKRIDAVRMIMRELDPDLETVEDPGFTDVSKDHDAYKAVAKAKELGIIDGMGDGTFQPEGKLTRAQMAKILVNAYKLEGTYEESFEDLSEDYWGYSYISTLAHHKITIGYTDGTFRPTKEISRQNFSAFLARHLNDYFKPNQETPELSVEAVNNTTVRLTFDQPVSHVKTSGAIEGIRYGMDVKGYESITKVNDSVYEVHFPFPLYEYQEFMIDYGQITQGTTFIEDEDGNPLRGGVYPFSHEDTTPPEVTGMTYKDQNEIVVSFSEQVQELQAGDHIRYALSSEEHGNMAINHATLNEKGDKVTLETASSLTGSQTFTLFVNGIVDYSQNENEMEPQSITETFSSMEKAPLVDFTWLSPDSTDVSLQDSQTAYILFVEEMEESALLDQSHYNVQTKDGDRLSADEFTLSHVADHQGVLIESKNDSIAGGTVVVSGIPNHSGQVMRETTAHIPEQPTKPALEDIVIDDDGHIHLRFNQKLKEADFRDFAVSVNDEPYRETEMSMSTLTNKRGKGTINLYPLLPIDESEIADGLLRVQSVQNAAVDPSTQEETSGTKTLLGEQVDLEPVVVLDSSKPKLMRKPDSIATRDFNENGNIDHIQLFFQEPIDPNSVHKDQFEVEGYTITDVKVGGRVTDYEELDSYTADRLVQITVQELEEVDGYKQPKVTVREGLRDLAGNVFDGVENKEAKDRVQPMIFVVGDQANDTVTVIFSEPIGSGIEEVHLSDGAIYDTSTAIKLYNEGFEDPIGLAFETIAVDDLYSVEYIIEPNTITDVHGNYVEEGTYPIYPIENMQ, from the coding sequence TTGAGATTAAGATCTATTATTGTAGCCCTCATCGTAGGACTACTTTTTCTGACTTCAACAGAACGGGTCATTGCTGAAGAGGATCAGGATTTTCAGGACCTTGTTCGTTTCGATGAAGAGATTCATTATTTAAGAGATTCAGGAGTTGTGAACGGGTTTACGGACACGCTCTTCTACCCAAAGGCACCGATTAAACGAATTGATGCTGTTCGAATGATTATGCGTGAATTGGATCCCGATTTAGAAACTGTTGAAGACCCTGGATTTACGGATGTATCGAAGGACCATGATGCTTATAAAGCAGTTGCAAAAGCAAAAGAGCTTGGCATTATTGACGGAATGGGCGACGGGACCTTTCAACCGGAAGGGAAACTGACTCGCGCTCAAATGGCTAAAATTCTTGTGAATGCGTATAAGCTGGAAGGAACGTATGAAGAGTCGTTTGAAGACCTTTCAGAAGATTACTGGGGCTACTCGTATATCAGCACCCTTGCCCATCATAAGATTACGATTGGGTATACGGACGGAACGTTTCGCCCAACCAAAGAAATCAGTCGCCAGAATTTCTCGGCGTTCTTAGCCAGGCATTTAAATGATTACTTTAAACCGAATCAGGAAACACCGGAGCTAAGCGTCGAAGCGGTAAACAATACAACTGTAAGACTAACGTTCGATCAGCCCGTGAGCCATGTGAAAACCTCAGGTGCGATTGAAGGAATTCGCTATGGAATGGATGTAAAAGGCTATGAGTCCATTACGAAAGTAAACGACTCGGTTTATGAGGTTCATTTCCCATTCCCTTTATATGAGTACCAGGAGTTCATGATCGATTATGGACAGATCACACAAGGAACGACGTTTATAGAAGATGAAGATGGCAATCCACTGCGCGGCGGGGTTTACCCATTCTCTCATGAGGATACAACTCCTCCGGAAGTAACGGGAATGACATATAAAGATCAGAATGAAATCGTTGTGAGCTTCTCAGAGCAGGTTCAAGAGCTACAAGCAGGAGATCATATTCGCTATGCACTATCATCGGAAGAGCATGGAAATATGGCGATTAACCATGCGACGTTAAATGAAAAAGGGGATAAAGTAACCCTTGAAACAGCTTCTTCCCTAACTGGTAGCCAGACGTTTACCCTGTTTGTAAATGGGATTGTCGATTATTCTCAAAACGAGAATGAAATGGAGCCTCAATCGATTACAGAAACATTTTCAAGCATGGAGAAAGCTCCATTGGTAGATTTCACGTGGCTTTCACCAGATTCAACCGATGTTTCTCTACAAGATTCTCAAACAGCCTATATTCTGTTTGTAGAAGAAATGGAAGAGAGCGCATTATTAGATCAGAGTCATTATAACGTTCAGACAAAAGACGGGGATAGGCTTTCGGCTGATGAGTTTACCCTTTCTCATGTAGCGGATCATCAAGGAGTCTTAATTGAATCCAAAAATGATTCGATTGCCGGAGGCACAGTAGTCGTTTCAGGTATTCCTAACCACAGTGGTCAGGTTATGAGAGAGACGACAGCTCATATTCCAGAGCAACCAACTAAACCAGCCCTTGAGGATATTGTGATTGATGACGATGGACATATCCACCTTCGCTTTAACCAAAAGCTAAAAGAAGCTGATTTCCGCGATTTCGCCGTTTCTGTAAATGATGAGCCTTATCGGGAGACGGAAATGAGCATGAGCACTTTAACCAACAAGCGTGGTAAAGGAACGATTAACCTGTATCCTCTTCTGCCCATAGACGAGAGCGAAATCGCAGATGGACTTCTGCGTGTGCAATCTGTACAGAATGCAGCGGTGGACCCATCAACTCAAGAAGAGACCTCAGGTACGAAAACTCTTCTAGGCGAACAGGTTGATTTGGAACCTGTCGTTGTACTAGACAGTAGCAAACCAAAGTTAATGCGCAAGCCCGATTCTATTGCAACACGAGACTTTAATGAGAATGGAAACATCGATCATATCCAGCTATTCTTCCAAGAGCCAATCGATCCAAACTCTGTGCATAAGGATCAGTTCGAGGTTGAAGGATATACCATTACGGATGTGAAAGTCGGCGGTAGGGTAACGGATTACGAAGAGCTCGATTCTTACACGGCAGACCGACTTGTTCAGATCACCGTTCAGGAATTAGAAGAGGTTGATGGATATAAACAGCCGAAAGTAACGGTCCGAGAAGGATTGAGAGATCTGGCTGGGAATGTCTTCGATGGTGTGGAAAACAAAGAAGCAAAAGACCGCGTTCAACCGATGATTTTTGTAGTCGGGGATCAGGCAAACGATACGGTAACGGTTATATTCTCAGAGCCTATTGGTTCTGGAATTGAAGAGGTTCACCTATCAGACGGTGCTATCTATGACACGTCGACCGCAATCAAGCTCTATAATGAAGGCTTCGAAGACCCTATAGGCCTTGCCTTTGAGACGATTGCAGTAGATGATCTTTATTCGGTGGAGTATATCATTGAGCCGAATACGATCACAGATGTTCACGGCAACTATGTAGAAGAAGGTACCTATCCAATCTATCCAATAGAGAATATGCAGTAA
- the metA gene encoding homoserine O-acetyltransferase MetA has translation MPINIPETLPAKDILEKENIFLMEDPRASKQDIRPLNILILNLMPEKEKTERQLLRLLSNSPLQVNVEFIHTSTYESKNISKSHLSQFYKTYDEIKEKNYDGMIITGAPVEQLPFEEVAYWEELTQIMEWTKTNVTSVLHICWGAQAALYHHYGIRKYELPEKISGVFQHRIMNETNKLVRGMDDAFLAPHSRYTDVSEEEILANDQLTLLASSKEAGALLMMSKDEKHVMITGHIEYESTTLAEEYERDVAKGLDVNVPTGYYPNDDPDQKPLNRWRSQAYLLFSNWLNYCVYQETPYEWDSVDSWSI, from the coding sequence ATGCCTATTAATATACCTGAGACACTACCGGCTAAAGACATTTTAGAGAAAGAAAACATCTTCCTCATGGAAGACCCTCGTGCTAGTAAGCAGGATATTCGACCGTTGAATATTCTCATCTTGAACCTAATGCCAGAGAAAGAGAAAACCGAACGCCAATTGTTACGTTTACTCAGTAATTCCCCATTACAAGTAAACGTCGAATTCATTCACACATCTACATATGAATCCAAAAATATTAGTAAATCTCATTTATCACAGTTCTACAAAACGTATGACGAAATCAAAGAAAAGAACTATGATGGAATGATCATTACAGGGGCCCCTGTCGAGCAGCTGCCTTTTGAAGAGGTAGCTTACTGGGAAGAACTCACTCAAATTATGGAATGGACAAAAACGAACGTTACCTCTGTTCTGCACATTTGTTGGGGTGCACAGGCCGCACTGTATCACCATTACGGGATTCGGAAATATGAACTTCCTGAGAAAATATCCGGCGTCTTTCAACACCGTATTATGAATGAAACGAATAAATTAGTCCGTGGAATGGATGATGCCTTTCTGGCCCCCCATTCACGCTACACCGATGTATCAGAAGAAGAGATTCTCGCAAACGATCAATTGACGTTACTCGCCTCTTCGAAGGAAGCTGGAGCGCTATTAATGATGTCAAAAGATGAGAAGCACGTCATGATTACAGGGCATATTGAGTATGAGTCGACGACGCTCGCAGAAGAATATGAGCGGGATGTGGCAAAGGGACTCGATGTGAACGTCCCAACAGGATATTATCCAAACGATGATCCAGATCAGAAACCGCTCAACCGCTGGCGATCACAAGCTTATTTGCTATTTTCGAATTGGTTGAATTATTGTGTCTATCAGGAGACTCCTTATGAGTGGGACTCGGTGGATTCTTGGAGTATTTAA
- a CDS encoding PadR family transcriptional regulator, translated as MSSSQILKGILEGCLLSIIGKGETYGYEMMEKLHTHGFTMVKEGSIYPLLLRMKKEGLVATTQKKVPSGGPKRKYYSLTKKGEDELEEFKKRWSAISGSVDSLLRKEG; from the coding sequence TTGTCTTCGAGTCAGATACTGAAAGGAATCTTAGAAGGGTGTCTCCTATCCATCATTGGAAAAGGGGAAACGTATGGCTATGAAATGATGGAGAAGCTCCATACCCATGGGTTCACCATGGTCAAGGAAGGAAGCATTTATCCACTCTTACTCCGTATGAAGAAAGAAGGGCTTGTCGCAACCACTCAGAAGAAAGTGCCCTCAGGCGGACCGAAACGTAAATATTACTCGTTAACAAAAAAAGGCGAGGACGAATTAGAAGAGTTCAAGAAGAGATGGAGTGCTATTTCTGGTAGTGTTGATTCTTTATTAAGAAAGGAAGGATAA